AACCATAAATGGATAATGTGGTGGATAAATCTACGAAACAGATGTATTGAAAGAAATTCCCCCCATAAAAAACCCAAAAATCAATCAAAAAATGAAAATACATCATGATAATTTTTGGTATACCAAAAAACTAACAAAATTGACAATCCTTTTTAAAAAAACAATGTCAAAATCAAGAAAACAAATTTTCAAGATAACACAGGGTATTTTAAAACGAATTTATCCCAAAAATTTAATTTGGAATGAAAATCGAATAATTAATTTTAAAAATCCACAAAATTTTTGAAAGTGCTTTATAATCCGAAAGATTTAATTACTTTGAAAACATATGGATAATCGAAAAATAAGTATTTTTATTATTCATATTAATATTTATTCTTCATTTAAATTATATAACACATGTTTTTTTAATACGATGTGAAATTTCAAATACAATATTGGCACTTGAATTTAAAAATACTTTTCATTAAATTGAGTAAAAATAAAAAAATTAATATCAAAAAATAATAAAAATTGTTAGTCATTCACAAAAATAGAATTTTTAAAAAACTTTTTGCAATAATCAAATAATATTTTATAAAACCTTACTTTTAATATTTATAATAGAAAGGATTGTACTGTAACGGTGCATTCCCTGTTATATATATTAAACTGAGATTGTTTAATTAAATTAACAAAATATGAGGATTTTAAAATTAGATTAAAAAAATTAATTATATTAATCGTAATATTTTCTTTTGTTTTTTGTATCATATCTACAGCATCTGCAACAGATATTAACAATTTAACTAATGATGATATATCAACTATGAATGCACCAATTATGGATGAAAAAAATGAGCATAGTCCCCTTTTATCTAGAAATGAAGGTTCTTTTACTGATTTAAAAGAATTAATTAATCAAAATACTAATGGTACTTTAGATTTATATAGGAATTATAAATTTAATAGTCATGTTGACAGTAGTTTGAGTAATGGAATTGAAATTAATAAGAATTTGGTTATAAATGGAAATAACTTTGTCATTGACGGTAATCATGAAAGTACTATATTTAAAAATTCAAGATCTATTAATTATTTAATTATTAATAACTTGTCTTTAATTAATGCTAATTCTAATGTATGGGGAGGAGCATGTAATTTTATTAGTGTAAAAAATAATATCACTTTTAATAATGTAAATTTTACAAATAATTTCGCTAAATTTGTGCTGGAGCTATTTATGCACCAGCATGTACAGATGTAACCCTTATCAATTCATATTTCAATAATAATTCTGTTAATCCTCTCCCCATTAATGGAGGATATGGAGGAGTCATTATTGCAAATAATAATTTAAAAATTAGTAATTGCTATTTTATTAATAATTTTGCAAACCGTGATGGAGGAGTTATTTATACTATGACTGGACGTAATTTGACAATTAACAATAGTAGATTTATCAATAATTCCGCAAAATCTTATGGAAACATTTTCTTTGGAGGATCAATTAATATTAATAGTTCTATTTTTATTAACAACTTCGCAGAAAGAGGAGGAGTTGTTTATAGTAGTAGTGGATTTATTAATATTTCAAACTCCGAGTTTGATAATAATTTTTCAAGGGGAGAAAATATAAGTTATGGGGGCTGTATTTATGCAGAAGGATATTATAATCAATCAATAGATATTACAAATTCTAAATTTACCAATAACTCTGTAATAAGTAACCGAGATTGTTATGGGGGGTGTATTTTTGGAGGGAAATATGTTAATATTACCAACACCGAATTTACCAATAACTCTGCCCAATCTAAAACAAACACAAGTTATTCAGGAGTTATTTGGACTAGTTATTTAAGTTTAAATAATTCAACCTTTGTAAATAATAGTGGTCCTTCATCAATTATACAGTCTACTGTATTAATCATGTCAGATTCTTTTATTGAAGGAAACATTGCAGAGTATCGTGCAATAATTAAAGCAACTAATAGTACAGTTACAAATTCATGCATCTCAAACAATCATGGCAGATATGGTATTTTGTACACTGAGAAAGGACAAATTTCAAATTCAAAATTTAAAAATAATATTGCGGGAAAAAGTGCAGGAGTAACTGCCGATAATATATCAATTTTTAATTCTACTTTTACAGACAATATTGGAAATTTTGCTGGTGCGGTTCTTTCAATAAACGCTATTATTTCTGATTCTAATTTTACCAATAATCAAGGATATTTATCTAAAGACATTATTGCATTAACTCAATTAAATTCTATTAATAATTTATTTGATGATGCTAAAGTTTATAAGAGTTGGGGATGTGAATAATACTAAAATCTTAGATAATGGAACCTTAAAAATCTTTAATTTTTCCATTGCATTAACTCCGCTAGGACAGTCTATTTTAACATATAATTGTAGTTATGTTAATCCAACTGATCTTATAATCAGCAAGGTTGCTAATGAATCATGTGTTCTTAATGGTTCTTTAGTGTCTTGGAACATTACTGTCTGGAACAACGGCAGTATTGATGCATTTGATGTAATTGTAAATGATACATTGCCAGAAGGATTTATATTAAAAAATAGTTCTAGTAATCTTATTTGGAATATTGGAACTTTACTTGCAGGTAATAGTATATCTTTCACTATAGAAACCATAGCTATTAAAGTAGGAAATTGGACGAATATTGCGAAAGTAACTACAAGCACACTAGAAACTAACTATACAAACAATGAGGATAATGATACCGTTCAAGTAATCAAACCTGATATTGCTGTTGAGAAATTATCTTTGAATAAAACTGTTTATATTAGTAATCAGACTGTGTTTACAATTATTGTTCGCAATACTGGTGATTGTGATTTGGGCAATGTCTTTGTTGTTGAAAAAATTCCTAAAGGTTTAGTTTACAATTCATTTAAAGGTATTAATTGGTCTTATAATAATAGTCGATTTATATATGGTGGAATTTTAAAAGTTGGCAAGTCTGTTAGCTTTAATATAGTCTTTGACACGGTTAGTCCAGGTAATTGGACCAATGTTGTTGTTGCAGGTTCAAATGGAACAGGTAACAAAACCGCTAATAATACTACTGAAGTTTATAAACCTGGCCTAAATGTGGAAAAAATCACTTTAAATCCAGTAGTGAATGTTGGCGAAATTACTTCATTTAAAATTATCGTAACTAATACTGGGGATTGTAAACTTGGAAATGTTTTTGTACATGAGGATAGCTATAAAGGTTTAAAATTCCATAGTTTCTTTGGTAATAACTGGAAACAAAAAGGAGATAATTTCTATTATCAGGGGATTTTAAACCCTGGTGAGTCAGCATCATTTATCGTATCATTTACTACTTTAACGCCTGGAAATTTCACAAACATTGTTACTGCTGGTTCAAACATTACTGCTAATAAAACCGCTGAAAATAAAACCGAAGTAATTAAAGAAAATCCTCATAACCCAAATAATAAAACTATAATAATTAAAGAGAATCATACTAAAACAGATAATGGCCATGATATTAAAGTGCATACTTCAAGAGCAACAGGTAATCCATTATTCGCATTATTCCTGGTTCTATTAATGATTAGTATGACTTCTGTTAGAAAATTTAAAAAATAAAACATAAATTTTAAGAGTATCTTTTTTAAAACTCTTAATTTTTTATTCTTTCAATATTCGCCAATTTTACACTCTCCTTTCACCTGTAAGTTATAAAATTATTAGAAAATCAATCACTCTCAGATATAAAAGCTTTATTTACAATTTAAAAGATAAAATTGAAGAACACAAGCAAACATTGAAATGCCTTTTAAAAAACCACGCTAAAATCCAGAAAAGGAATATTTAAGACAGCATGAGGTGTTTTAAAATGAATTGGCCTCAAAGATTTAATTTGGAATGACAATCGTAAACATGATTTTAAAAATCAACAAAGTTTTGAAATAGGCATCGATTTATTTATATATATGAAAGTATAGATGTTTATAATAGTTATAATATCTTTATGGATTTTGTATACTTATATAAAAAAAGTTAATATGAATTATATAATTGTAGGGATGCTTTTGAAAATTAAACATTTTGCTTTTTTATGATTTGTATATTATATGAATTAATTATAATTGGTCGAGCTTTTTTATATGAATTGGACAGATAAATATAAATCAATATTTTATAGCGATATTATTAATGTGTATTCAGATTCGGATGATTGAATTTCAAAAAAATTTTATATTATCTTTATTATTTTAATATAGGATATTATTCTGGTTAGGCTAGTAAAAATAATATGATTACTAATTGTCTCATTTAATATATGTTTTAATGATTGCTAAGAAAAGGTGACAATAAAAATATTATTAAGTAATTGTCTATTATATAAAAATAAAGATGAGATTTTTTATATCATGATTTAATAAATATAGAAATTGTAAATAATCATATTGTTCTTATTTTTTAGAGTGTTTTTTATATAAACTATTATATGTTCATTGTTTCTTTTTTTTTATTTGAGTTATATGATTTTTCATGTTTTCTTATTGTAACTAATTATTATATAACAATATTTTATTTGACTAATCATTTTTAGTTTAGAATAATGTTTGTTTAATTAATAATCATTATAATTATTAAATAATGAGGTTTTAAGTATAATGTTAATAAATAATAAGAGTGTCATGTATTTGTCGTGTTTGCTATTACTTTTGTTTTTAGTATCAGCTGTAGCAGCACAAGATACAAACATGACGAATAATAATGAGGATCTTACAACAAGTAATACTGATAGTGTTGTAAGTGTTCAAAATGATGATCCCTCTTCCAATGGTTTGACAACGAATAATGGTCAAAATACCTCGAGGGGGGGGGGGCGCGAGCATTTTAAAAGCTCCCTCAAATAATGAAAATCTAAGAGCGGCAAATATTCATGTAACAGGAACTACTTTTGCAGATATACAAGCTGCAATTAATTCTGCTAGTTCTGGAGATAATATTTTTCTAGATGGGAAGGTTTATTCTATTGGTTCTGGGCATCCTATTGTTGTTAATAAAATTTTGAATATTTATGGTGGTAGTAGTGTGTCAGACCCAACAATGGCAGTGTTAGATTCTTTATCTAGGGATCATGTAATTCGTGTAACTGCTA
This portion of the Methanobrevibacter sp. V74 genome encodes:
- a CDS encoding DUF11 domain-containing protein → MNNTKILDNGTLKIFNFSIALTPLGQSILTYNCSYVNPTDLIISKVANESCVLNGSLVSWNITVWNNGSIDAFDVIVNDTLPEGFILKNSSSNLIWNIGTLLAGNSISFTIETIAIKVGNWTNIAKVTTSTLETNYTNNEDNDTVQVIKPDIAVEKLSLNKTVYISNQTVFTIIVRNTGDCDLGNVFVVEKIPKGLVYNSFKGINWSYNNSRFIYGGILKVGKSVSFNIVFDTVSPGNWTNVVVAGSNGTGNKTANNTTEVYKPGLNVEKITLNPVVNVGEITSFKIIVTNTGDCKLGNVFVHEDSYKGLKFHSFFGNNWKQKGDNFYYQGILNPGESASFIVSFTTLTPGNFTNIVTAGSNITANKTAENKTEVIKENPHNPNNKTIIIKENHTKTDNGHDIKVHTSRATGNPLFALFLVLLMISMTSVRKFKK